The following proteins come from a genomic window of Heterodontus francisci isolate sHetFra1 unplaced genomic scaffold, sHetFra1.hap1 HAP1_SCAFFOLD_59, whole genome shotgun sequence:
- the LOC137360591 gene encoding histone H2AX-like, translating to MSGRGKTGGKARAKAKSRSSRAGLQFPVGRVHRLLRKGNYAERVGAGAPVYLAAVLEYLTAEILELAGNAARDNKKTRIIPRHLQLAVHNDEELNMLLGGVTIAQGGVLPNIQAVLLPKKTSAQSSQ from the coding sequence atgtctggaagaggaaagaccggcggcaaagctcgggccaaggccaagtctcgctcctcccgggctggactgcagttcccggtgggccgtgttcacaggctcctgagaaagggcaactatgctgagcgtgtgggtgccggagccccggtctatctggctgctgtgctcgagtatctgaccgctgaaatcctcgaactcgccggtaacgcggcccgggacaacaagaagacccgcatcatccccagacacctgcagctggccgtccacaacgacgaggagctcaacatgctgctgggaggggtgaccatcgctcagggcggggtgctgcctaatatccaggccgtgctgttgcccaagaaaaccagcgctcagagctcccag